TAGCCgggaagaaaaatataaatgacAAAGTTACCCCTAATGAATATATTAATAAATTACTAATTTATCTTTAATAACGAATAGATCATATCATTTCTACTGACAATATAATACTATCAGTAGAAAGTACCGGAAGATCACTCAAaacttttactccctccgtcccaatataagtgcagccataattTTCCGTGCCCaattttgaccgtccgtcttatttaaatttttttgtaaaaatttgagaacacaagtcacacataaagtattattcatgttttataatcttataaaaataaaaatactaattataaaaaaaaattcaaataagacggatgatcaaagttgagcacggaaactcatggttgcAATTAAAATGGGACAAAGGAGTAGGTGATAGAAAGAAAAAGCTTAAGTCGGAAGCTTTTCCATTTGTTGATGATTGGAAAgacaaaataaaaagacaaagtAGAAGTCAGACTTTTCAATACTCATGTTTTTCCTGATCAGGGCAGCTGATTGGGGAAAATAATATCCATGTCACTTTCAAACACATTTCATTATTTAGATAACTGAAATAAGATCATTTGGCATTATAAAACCCCAAATCAGATTAAATTTTTGGAATGAAACGCCACCATATGCCTGTTTTTCCCCTCTACACAATTTAATTATGATTGACCTACAGAAACCATGCTGCAAATGGCCTATATTCAACTGAATTTTGATCAGCAACACTTGGCTCTGCAACCTGATCTTTAAACAGAAAACATTCACTGCTGTAAGCAGTTATACAACATCGATCAATCTTGAAGGTAATTACAAATCATGGAACACCAGCGAAAATAAACATAATTCAAAGAAAAATTTACACACATCCTCAACCAGATAGCAATACCTAGAACAGAGGTAATTTGACAGATATGAAAGTGAAATTTAAAAGGGTGCTTGGGATGAGAGTGCTTCCAGTTCATCACTCCTTTCTGTCCCTGTGAACATCATCCAGAATCGCAACAAGAGCCGCGATGAACACGTAGTCGACTTGCGGGAACACGGTGATGCTGAATACGTCCCTCCCCAGCACCACACTTGCAGCGGTGTGCTTACGGTTCATCTGCAGGTATTAGGACATGCATAACAAATCTATTAAAGTTTTGTTCTGAACCTCCACAATGTGATGAGAGACATAGGCAGTAAACTTACTTGAGCTATGATTGTGTTTGATTTGCCAAGGTAGAAGGCAGATGATCTGTCACAGTAGCTGCCCTTGATCTTGAAATCGCAGACTTGCTCCGCGGTATTCCCGGCCAAGAAGATATCCATCTCCGTCTTCATCAACTGGAGCATTGAGGACTTCTTCACGGTGAAGAGCTTATCGCACGAATGTGCGCTGTCCCCTCTGTATACTTCCCATCTGTTGTGCATGCTAAGTATCTGAAAATTTTGCTGTTCTTAGGTGGATATTCAATTGGGGATCATTCTCAACTTGCTGAAATGTTTGCTTTTGTAAAATACTAAAAATGTGCAAGAATTGAATGCCTTGTGTGGATTTCAACATCTAAAGAACAGGTCAAGATCACAAGAATCACGAAAATAGTCAACGTTCCAATTGAAATTGTGACAGTGATTAATTAGGCAGAAAGAAAGATTCAGTTCACCAAGACGGCATCGATTGCCAAACGATCCATAATCCAGGCGCCTTTACGAAGACACGAAATTCTAATTAATTCGATCCTAATTTCCACGAGCTCTCTCTTCTCAGCGAATTTGACCACCTTTGTATCATTctcaa
The window above is part of the Oryza sativa Japonica Group chromosome 7, ASM3414082v1 genome. Proteins encoded here:
- the LOC4342774 gene encoding protein LURP-one-related 10, giving the protein MNPMAPMLPAPAPMAAGPTEPVVVVGPQYCAPYVVPLTVTKKSISLTDGDFTVTDANDNVVLNVKGTLFSVRHRRVLHDAVGQPLLSMQEKILSMHNRWEVYRGDSAHSCDKLFTVKKSSMLQLMKTEMDIFLAGNTAEQVCDFKIKGSYCDRSSAFYLGKSNTIIAQMNRKHTAASVVLGRDVFSITVFPQVDYVFIAALVAILDDVHRDRKE